The following are encoded together in the Streptococcus oralis genome:
- a CDS encoding DUF6773 family protein — protein MKNRFFYYQLLDEREEQLMNKAGAESFYISIAFLLLSYMITVLAPSLFNPIMILIIIIIGTSYFFGRARDLGVNYYSRFHFTIGGCLLVTLAITTLLMLQNYQFNIEIYQHNPLNLKYLSAWVITYLIYLPWVFIGNLGLKSYGEWAQKKFEQDMDELENGE, from the coding sequence ATGAAAAATAGATTTTTTTATTATCAATTACTAGACGAAAGAGAAGAACAACTGATGAATAAAGCGGGGGCTGAAAGTTTCTATATCTCTATAGCTTTCTTGCTTTTATCTTATATGATTACAGTATTAGCACCAAGTCTTTTTAATCCGATAATGATTCTCATCATTATCATTATTGGAACTTCTTACTTTTTCGGCCGTGCTCGAGATTTGGGTGTGAACTACTATAGTCGTTTTCATTTTACGATTGGAGGGTGTTTGCTGGTAACTCTCGCTATTACGACTCTTTTGATGTTGCAGAATTATCAATTCAATATCGAAATTTATCAGCACAATCCTCTGAACCTTAAATATTTGTCTGCTTGGGTTATTACTTATCTGATTTACCTTCCTTGGGTTTTTATCGGCAATCTTGGGCTTAAAAGTTATGGCGAATGGGCTCAAAAAAAGTTTGAGCAAGATATGGATGAACTGGAGAATGGAGAATAG
- a CDS encoding nicotinate phosphoribosyltransferase, protein MYPDDSLTLHTDLYQINMMQVYFDQGIHNKKAVFEVYFRQQPFQNGYAVFAGLERIVHYLKDLRFSDSDIAYLESLGYHGAFLDYLRNLKLELTVRSAQEGDLVFANEPIVQVEGPLAQCQLVETALLNIVNFQTLIATKAARIRSVIEDEPLMEFGTRRAQEMDAAIWGTRAAVIGGANGTSNVRAGKLFGIPVLGTHAHALVQVYRNDYEAFKAYASTHRDCVFLVDTYDTLRIGVPAAIQVASELGDKINFKGVRIDSGDIAYISKKVRQQLDEAGYPDAKIYASNDLDENTILNLKMQHAKIDVWGVGTKLITAYDQPALGAVYKIVAIEDENGRMRNTIKLSNNAEKVSTPGKKQVWRITSREKGKSEGDYITYDGVDVSDMTEIKMFHPTYTYIKKTVRNFDAVPLLVDIFKEGTLVYNLPSLTEIQDYARKEFDKLWDEYKRVLNPQHYPVDLARDIWQDKMDLIDKMRKEALGEGEEE, encoded by the coding sequence ATGTATCCAGATGATAGTTTGACATTGCACACGGACTTGTACCAGATTAACATGATGCAAGTTTACTTTGACCAAGGAATTCACAATAAAAAGGCGGTCTTTGAAGTTTATTTCCGTCAGCAACCTTTTCAGAACGGTTATGCAGTTTTTGCTGGTTTGGAAAGAATTGTACATTATCTTAAAGACTTGCGCTTTTCAGATAGCGATATTGCCTACTTGGAGTCGCTTGGCTATCATGGGGCATTCTTAGACTACCTCCGCAATCTCAAGTTGGAGTTGACGGTTCGTTCTGCCCAGGAAGGGGACTTGGTTTTTGCTAATGAGCCAATTGTTCAAGTTGAAGGCCCTCTAGCCCAATGCCAGTTGGTCGAAACGGCTCTCTTGAACATCGTTAACTTTCAAACCTTGATAGCGACCAAGGCAGCACGTATTCGTTCGGTTATCGAAGATGAACCCTTGATGGAGTTCGGGACACGTCGTGCACAAGAAATGGATGCAGCTATCTGGGGAACACGCGCAGCTGTGATTGGTGGCGCTAATGGAACCAGCAATGTGCGTGCCGGGAAGCTCTTTGGTATTCCAGTCTTGGGGACTCATGCCCATGCCTTGGTACAGGTTTATAGAAACGACTATGAAGCCTTCAAGGCCTATGCTTCAACCCATCGTGACTGTGTCTTTCTAGTAGATACTTATGATACGTTGCGTATCGGTGTGCCAGCTGCCATTCAGGTAGCGAGTGAGTTGGGTGATAAGATCAATTTTAAAGGCGTTCGTATCGACTCTGGGGATATTGCCTACATTTCCAAGAAAGTTCGCCAACAGTTAGATGAGGCTGGATATCCAGATGCCAAAATTTACGCTTCCAATGACCTCGATGAAAATACCATCCTTAACCTCAAAATGCAACACGCTAAGATTGACGTTTGGGGGGTGGGTACCAAGCTGATTACAGCCTATGATCAGCCAGCTCTTGGGGCAGTTTATAAGATTGTAGCTATCGAAGATGAGAATGGTCGTATGCGCAATACCATCAAACTGTCTAATAATGCTGAAAAAGTATCGACCCCAGGTAAGAAGCAGGTATGGCGCATTACCAGCCGTGAAAAAGGCAAGTCAGAAGGGGACTACATTACTTATGATGGTGTGGATGTGAGTGACATGACAGAAATCAAGATGTTCCATCCGACTTATACCTACATCAAAAAGACCGTTCGTAATTTTGATGCCGTTCCTCTCTTGGTGGATATTTTCAAAGAAGGAACATTAGTCTACAACCTGCCTAGTTTGACTGAGATTCAGGATTATGCCCGTAAGGAATTTGACAAGCTATGGGATGAATACAAGCGCGTGCTCAATCCGCAACATTACCCAGTAGATTTGGCCCGTGATATTTGGCAAGATAAGATGGACTTGATTGATAAGATGCGCAAAGAAGCCCTTGGTGAAGGAGAAGAAGAATGA
- the nadE gene encoding ammonia-dependent NAD(+) synthetase, with product MSLQETIIQQLGVKPVIDAQEEIRRSIDFLKRYLKKHPFLKTFVLGISGGQDSTLAGRLAQLAMEEMRAETGDDSYQFIAVRLPYGVQADEADAQKALAFIQPDVSLVVNIKESADAMTAAVEATGSPVSDFNKGNIKARSRMIAQYALAGAHSGAVIGTDHAAENITGFFTKFGDGGADILPLYRLNKRQGKQLLKELGADPALYEKIPTADLEEDKPGLADEVALGVTYNEIDDYLEGKTISPEAQATIENWWHKGQHKRHLPITVFDDFWE from the coding sequence ATGAGTTTGCAAGAGACCATTATCCAGCAACTGGGCGTCAAACCAGTGATTGATGCCCAGGAAGAAATTCGTCGTTCCATTGACTTCTTAAAGAGATACTTGAAAAAACACCCCTTCCTTAAAACCTTTGTACTAGGGATTTCTGGAGGACAAGACTCAACCTTGGCAGGGCGCTTGGCGCAATTAGCTATGGAAGAAATGCGAGCAGAGACAGGAGATGACAGCTACCAATTTATTGCTGTCCGCCTGCCATATGGCGTGCAAGCAGATGAGGCAGATGCTCAAAAAGCTCTTGCTTTCATCCAGCCAGATGTCAGTCTAGTTGTAAATATCAAGGAATCAGCTGATGCCATGACAGCTGCAGTTGAAGCGACAGGAAGTCCTGTTTCAGACTTTAACAAGGGCAATATTAAGGCTCGTAGTCGTATGATTGCCCAATATGCCCTTGCGGGTGCCCATAGCGGAGCGGTCATTGGAACAGACCATGCTGCGGAAAATATCACAGGCTTTTTTACCAAGTTTGGTGACGGTGGTGCAGACATTCTCCCACTTTATCGCCTCAATAAACGCCAAGGGAAACAACTCTTGAAGGAACTTGGTGCAGACCCAGCCCTTTATGAAAAGATCCCAACAGCAGATTTGGAAGAAGACAAACCTGGACTTGCAGACGAAGTAGCCTTGGGAGTCACTTACAATGAAATTGATGACTACCTTGAAGGCAAAACCATCAGTCCAGAAGCCCAAGCAACTATCGAAAACTGGTGGCACAAAGGCCAACACAAACGCCACCTACCAATCACCGTATTTGATGACTTTTGGGAGTAA
- a CDS encoding GNAT family N-acetyltransferase, translated as MKAIGTQILQTERLILRRFVESDAEAMFQNWASSAENLAYVTWDPHPDVEVTRNSIQNWVASYTNPNYYKWAICLKENPEHVIGDISIIEMHEEDLSCEIGYVLGKNFWGRGMMTEALKAVLDFCFTQAGFQKVRARYASLNLASGRVMEKAGMSYLKTIANGVERKDYVADLIYYQISREDR; from the coding sequence ATGAAAGCAATCGGTACGCAAATATTACAGACAGAACGTTTGATTTTGAGAAGATTTGTGGAGAGTGATGCGGAAGCCATGTTTCAAAATTGGGCTTCGTCTGCTGAGAATCTGGCCTATGTCACCTGGGATCCTCATCCTGATGTTGAGGTGACTCGGAACTCGATTCAAAATTGGGTTGCATCCTATACTAATCCCAACTATTACAAATGGGCCATTTGTCTCAAAGAGAACCCAGAGCATGTGATAGGAGATATCAGCATCATTGAAATGCACGAGGAAGATTTAAGTTGTGAAATTGGGTATGTTTTAGGAAAAAACTTTTGGGGCCGAGGTATGATGACAGAGGCCTTGAAAGCTGTGTTAGATTTTTGTTTTACTCAAGCAGGCTTTCAAAAAGTCAGAGCTCGTTACGCTAGTCTCAATCTAGCTTCAGGCCGTGTTATGGAAAAAGCGGGAATGTCTTATCTAAAAACCATTGCCAATGGTGTGGAGAGAAAAGACTACGTTGCGGACCTTATTTATTACCAGATAAGTAGGGAGGACAGGTGA